In one window of Leptospira sp. GIMC2001 DNA:
- a CDS encoding phytoene desaturase family protein — protein sequence MNNQKFDTIVIGSGLGALSYAAIRTSKGSKILVLEKANEPGGCASSYTKDGYRFEAGATTLVGFEKNLPLQRLFQELKVDISALPLRMLNPAMRVYLHDSISLSRNSDRKQFVQECISKFGEEKAQKRFWKLIFYLADQVWNVSARFVHFPPRSGLDWIRLLFQFKIKDIVIFGFSLLSMATLLRLPGFPRSNRFQKFLDEQLLITVQTKSDGSPVTMGAAGITYAHLKNYYLDNGIGSLAKFLVEYIRNNQGEVHLLEEVTSIDILTAERKPIFSNPFIKNETKYSIATRRNKVYESKELVSGIPIWNIEKLLDSPSQSSSTIISKLKREIQKRSNAFSKGIWGAFNIAMVVQDFLVDDPNIHFQFHLDSKLPHGCGDSIFISVSHSEDKTRCNIGQRVLAISTHVENPHLWSRKDEDYKSRKLEITEAVIQFLESHWQGFDRKKILYQNSASPASWVTWTGRSQGRVGGIPASYFFNPFRFPSSFLKSVNGFYLLGDTVYPGQGIPAVVLGALNLSKRLS from the coding sequence ATGAATAATCAAAAATTTGATACGATCGTCATAGGATCAGGACTTGGTGCACTATCATATGCAGCAATTCGTACGTCCAAAGGATCTAAAATTTTGGTTCTTGAAAAAGCAAATGAGCCAGGAGGATGTGCTTCTTCTTATACCAAGGATGGGTATCGATTTGAAGCGGGTGCAACTACTTTGGTTGGATTTGAAAAAAATCTACCATTGCAGCGTTTATTCCAAGAACTAAAAGTAGATATCTCAGCGCTTCCGCTTAGAATGCTCAACCCGGCAATGAGAGTTTATCTTCATGATAGTATTTCTTTGTCAAGAAATTCCGATCGTAAACAATTTGTCCAAGAATGCATTTCGAAATTTGGGGAAGAGAAAGCACAAAAACGTTTTTGGAAATTGATTTTCTATTTGGCAGATCAAGTCTGGAATGTGTCCGCTCGATTTGTTCATTTTCCTCCTAGGTCAGGACTTGATTGGATAAGGTTATTGTTTCAATTCAAGATCAAAGATATTGTAATATTCGGATTTTCTTTATTGTCCATGGCAACTTTACTAAGGTTACCTGGATTTCCACGTTCCAATCGGTTCCAAAAGTTTTTGGACGAGCAATTACTTATTACGGTTCAAACAAAATCGGATGGCTCACCTGTAACTATGGGTGCCGCAGGAATCACCTATGCTCATTTAAAAAATTACTATTTAGATAACGGTATTGGAAGCCTTGCAAAATTCCTGGTTGAATATATTCGGAACAATCAAGGAGAAGTCCATCTATTAGAAGAAGTAACATCGATTGATATACTGACGGCCGAAAGAAAGCCAATATTCTCAAATCCATTTATTAAAAATGAAACTAAATACTCAATAGCAACCAGACGAAATAAAGTATATGAATCCAAGGAATTGGTAAGTGGAATTCCCATTTGGAATATAGAAAAATTACTGGATTCACCTTCCCAATCTAGTTCAACAATCATTTCGAAATTGAAACGAGAGATTCAGAAGAGATCTAATGCTTTCTCCAAAGGCATTTGGGGAGCATTTAACATAGCAATGGTGGTACAAGATTTTTTGGTTGATGATCCGAATATTCATTTCCAATTTCATTTAGATTCAAAACTTCCGCATGGTTGTGGAGATTCGATTTTTATTTCAGTCTCCCATTCTGAAGACAAAACAAGATGCAATATTGGACAACGTGTTCTTGCCATTTCTACTCATGTGGAAAATCCTCATCTTTGGTCGAGAAAAGATGAAGATTACAAAAGTCGTAAATTAGAAATTACAGAAGCGGTTATCCAATTTTTGGAATCCCATTGGCAAGGATTTGATCGTAAAAAAATTCTTTATCAGAATTCTGCCTCTCCTGCTAGTTGGGTTACATGGACTGGTCGCAGCCAAGGACGTGTTGGAGGAATTCCTGCTTCCTATTTTTTCAATCCATTTCGTTTTCCAAGTTCTTTTCTCAAGTCAGTAAATGGTTTTTATTTACTAGGTGACACTGTTTATCCAGGGCAGGGAATTCCTGCGGTTGTTCTTGGTGCACTGAATCTTTCGAAGAGATTGTCTTGA
- a CDS encoding malate dehydrogenase codes for MKKAVKVAITGGAGQIGYSLLFRIASGSMFGPDTPVELQLLELEAALPAARGVIMELDDCAFPLLQKVSVTHKADEAFKDVNWALLVGSVPRKAGMERGDLLKINGGIFTNQGKAIAANAASDVRILVVGNPCNTNCLIAMNNAKSIPANRWFALTKLDENRAKSQLAQKANVPVSQVTNLTIWGNHSATQYPDFFNAKVGGKSATDAISDHDWLKSDFISTVQKRGAAIIEARGASSAASAANAVVDTVRNLTTPTPAGDWFSVAVCSNGEYGVDKGLIFGYPVRSNGTDYEIVKDVPLNEFGKGKFDLTHKELQEERNEVKDMI; via the coding sequence ATGAAAAAAGCAGTAAAAGTAGCAATAACCGGTGGCGCAGGTCAGATTGGATATTCATTATTATTTAGAATCGCATCGGGAAGTATGTTTGGACCAGATACTCCTGTAGAATTGCAATTGCTGGAATTGGAAGCAGCTCTACCTGCAGCTCGTGGCGTAATTATGGAGTTGGATGACTGTGCTTTCCCATTGTTGCAAAAAGTTTCTGTAACTCATAAAGCAGACGAAGCTTTTAAAGATGTGAATTGGGCTCTGCTTGTTGGATCTGTTCCTCGTAAAGCGGGAATGGAAAGAGGAGACCTACTCAAAATCAATGGCGGAATCTTTACCAATCAAGGCAAGGCAATCGCGGCCAATGCTGCAAGTGATGTGAGAATACTTGTTGTTGGAAATCCATGCAATACTAACTGCTTGATTGCTATGAACAATGCTAAGAGCATCCCAGCTAACAGATGGTTTGCGCTTACTAAATTGGATGAGAATAGAGCGAAGAGTCAATTGGCGCAAAAAGCAAATGTTCCTGTATCGCAAGTAACGAACCTAACTATTTGGGGCAATCACTCTGCAACTCAGTATCCAGATTTCTTCAATGCGAAAGTGGGTGGCAAATCTGCGACTGATGCGATCTCTGATCACGATTGGCTAAAGTCTGATTTTATATCTACTGTACAAAAGAGAGGAGCTGCAATTATTGAAGCACGAGGAGCATCTTCTGCGGCGTCCGCGGCAAACGCAGTTGTTGATACAGTTCGTAACTTAACTACTCCAACACCTGCTGGAGATTGGTTCAGTGTTGCTGTATGCTCTAACGGTGAGTATGGTGTGGACAAAGGTTTGATATTTGGATATCCTGTCCGATCTAATGGAACTGACTATGAAATCGTTAAAGATGTTCCTTTGAATGAATTCGGTAAGGGCAAATTTGATCTTACTCACAAAGAATTGCAAGAAGAGCGAAACGAAGTCAAGGATATGATCTAG
- a CDS encoding CPBP family intramembrane glutamic endopeptidase produces the protein MNNKSPKKKSKTRTNKSSSQKTSQRQDKSQSKPQIKSVRKNIPDRYSIKKSSEGSHIICLESPNLSVRIEKGKVFSENSGRKANDRTIFLDGACDAAPFIDVKRQVYNLDHHTGVVRSFTLSTCEQAAILVMKGLDLTEKNWNIWANDPDLDTVLAIWVLLNHVHLNDEDYSTISEILPILRLEGLIDGIGLELNHFTAFPKKLQEETNAKIEILRKKEIAVKKSGKWEESDFIEYTIQVLKKIDELVYHPEDFKDFKGLDELARVELDDKNSAVVYRADMGIYEIEQHLNKMYGKNPGLIVLQKRDGHYTLRKSDIFTPLDMNLIYDRLNLYDKNVSGKIPKNRWGGAGDIGGSPRTTGTYLNPSEIADIIRESFYKPNFLEKLVRISWTTFLGVGLAILGWICLGFWKFSDAFGFWILESFGLPLEIYTVVTVLYTTTLFFAIGRKIPWFYGMRIPAGNDWWLFFPITFLGALMGGAWIPLIGIVDAVPGISNILMLLSLPIAVEVLFRGIIHGQLVRMFRIQKSGGEWFVSTPVIISAMIYALAVVLSPVHFTFPIESFLGDFAWVSQMLGGFVFGLSAGLCRERSESIIPVVGFHFACILLVSLIQFVG, from the coding sequence TTGAATAATAAATCTCCCAAGAAAAAATCTAAGACTAGAACCAATAAGTCTTCGTCTCAAAAAACATCCCAAAGACAAGATAAATCCCAATCAAAGCCTCAGATAAAATCCGTTCGTAAGAATATTCCTGATCGATATTCGATCAAAAAATCATCCGAAGGCAGTCATATTATTTGTTTAGAATCTCCTAATCTTTCCGTAAGAATTGAGAAAGGGAAAGTTTTCTCCGAAAATAGCGGACGCAAAGCTAACGATCGCACTATTTTCCTTGATGGAGCTTGCGATGCTGCCCCATTTATAGATGTTAAAAGACAAGTTTATAATCTAGATCACCATACAGGTGTTGTGCGATCATTTACTCTATCGACATGCGAACAAGCAGCAATCCTTGTTATGAAAGGATTGGATCTCACTGAGAAGAATTGGAATATCTGGGCGAATGATCCAGACTTAGATACAGTACTTGCTATCTGGGTTCTACTCAATCATGTTCATCTAAACGATGAAGATTATTCTACCATTTCAGAGATCTTACCTATTCTAAGATTGGAAGGTCTGATTGACGGTATAGGTTTAGAGCTGAATCATTTCACAGCCTTTCCTAAAAAATTGCAAGAAGAGACCAATGCAAAAATAGAAATTCTTCGTAAGAAAGAAATTGCCGTTAAGAAATCTGGCAAATGGGAAGAGTCGGACTTTATAGAATATACAATTCAAGTTCTCAAAAAAATTGATGAGCTAGTCTATCATCCCGAAGATTTCAAAGATTTTAAAGGTTTAGATGAATTGGCTCGAGTTGAACTAGATGATAAAAATAGTGCAGTCGTGTATCGAGCTGATATGGGCATATACGAGATTGAACAACATTTGAACAAAATGTACGGTAAAAATCCAGGACTTATAGTACTCCAAAAACGAGATGGACATTACACACTTCGTAAATCTGATATTTTCACGCCGCTCGATATGAACCTAATCTATGATAGGCTAAATCTATATGATAAAAATGTTAGTGGTAAAATTCCCAAAAATCGTTGGGGCGGGGCGGGTGATATTGGTGGATCACCGAGAACAACTGGAACTTATTTAAATCCGTCCGAAATAGCCGATATCATTCGAGAATCATTTTATAAACCAAACTTTTTGGAAAAATTGGTCAGAATATCTTGGACAACTTTTCTTGGAGTTGGTTTAGCAATCCTTGGTTGGATTTGTCTTGGCTTTTGGAAATTCTCGGATGCGTTTGGATTTTGGATATTGGAATCCTTTGGATTGCCCCTAGAAATTTACACTGTTGTTACAGTATTGTATACAACGACTTTGTTTTTCGCAATAGGTAGAAAGATTCCTTGGTTTTATGGAATGCGCATTCCTGCGGGCAATGATTGGTGGTTGTTCTTTCCTATTACTTTTCTTGGTGCCTTGATGGGAGGAGCTTGGATTCCTTTAATTGGAATAGTTGATGCAGTACCAGGGATTTCTAATATTTTAATGTTGCTATCTCTTCCTATTGCAGTAGAAGTTTTGTTTCGGGGAATTATACACGGACAACTGGTTCGCATGTTTCGAATTCAAAAATCAGGTGGAGAATGGTTTGTCTCTACTCCTGTAATTATTTCCGCTATGATTTATGCATTAGCGGTTGTATTATCTCCTGTTCATTTTACTTTCCCAATTGAATCTTTCTTGGGAGATTTTGCCTGGGTTTCGCAGATGCTAGGTGGGTTTGTTTTTGGGCTGTCTGCAGGGCTTTGTCGAGAAAGATCGGAGAGTATTATCCCGGTGGTCGGATTCCACTTTGCTTGCATCTTACTTGTCAGTCTTATTCAATTCGTCGGTTGA
- the thrB gene encoding homoserine kinase — MPKSITISVPGTSANLGPGFDILGLALKVYNEFKFYFDPSIGYSATLKNGQALPFSESDDLVYSAYKNYFKIFLPNISYPTYQCKMELDLPMKGGLGSSASAVVAGFCLAREIHKDLYANQPIPSEARFLYELAMLEGHPDNTSPAYLGGFVLSYFDKRGHISYYKKKFPNSVAIFALTPNTEVSTHESRKVLPSTYSVDDVIFNMTRIATWIQFFETRRFSDLQLALQDRVHTPYRVPHISGLREIIAIAERKQMATCLSGSGPTLLIFMERKKVKSLEKAFGLEVAEVMKNLGVSYKLSRMQTDTIGVKIVKQR; from the coding sequence TTGCCTAAATCTATCACCATATCAGTTCCAGGAACATCCGCAAATTTGGGTCCTGGATTTGATATTTTGGGACTTGCATTAAAAGTTTATAATGAATTCAAATTTTATTTTGATCCATCAATTGGATATTCTGCTACCCTCAAGAATGGGCAAGCACTTCCATTCTCGGAATCCGATGACTTAGTATATTCAGCTTACAAGAATTATTTTAAAATATTTTTGCCGAATATTTCTTATCCAACCTATCAATGTAAAATGGAATTAGACCTACCAATGAAAGGAGGATTGGGTTCTAGTGCTTCTGCAGTTGTTGCGGGTTTCTGTCTTGCAAGGGAAATACATAAAGATTTATATGCGAACCAACCGATTCCTTCCGAAGCAAGGTTTTTGTATGAGCTTGCTATGCTTGAAGGACATCCTGACAACACAAGCCCAGCTTACCTTGGTGGATTTGTGCTATCATACTTTGATAAACGAGGACATATAAGCTATTATAAGAAAAAATTTCCCAACAGTGTTGCTATATTTGCTCTAACACCTAATACAGAAGTATCAACTCATGAGAGCAGAAAAGTTCTTCCATCAACGTATTCTGTGGATGATGTAATTTTTAACATGACTCGAATTGCAACCTGGATTCAATTCTTCGAAACTAGAAGATTCTCAGATCTGCAACTTGCTTTGCAGGACAGAGTTCACACACCTTATCGTGTTCCGCATATTTCTGGACTGAGAGAGATAATTGCCATAGCAGAAAGAAAGCAAATGGCAACCTGTTTATCGGGATCTGGACCTACATTACTAATTTTTATGGAACGCAAAAAGGTAAAAAGTTTGGAAAAAGCCTTTGGACTCGAAGTAGCAGAGGTAATGAAGAATTTGGGAGTATCCTATAAACTATCTCGAATGCAAACAGATACAATCGGCGTAAAGATTGTTAAGCAAAGGTAA
- a CDS encoding DsbA family protein: MQENNNPWIQSVQGKTAIGIAALFVVYLAASLPAMIGFFSPSDSVQIDGTTYTLEKIKGENPALYNRYLTEKANLSKEILGEFTEKKILDIAMKEAGVDSPEAVLKKGFAASEPSDSEMLVIYNQYKAQLGGRSFPEAKDMIRKNLVGNSERQHAQTVQRELIKKYNVAMNVQDPPTIRHEVPEGDNPSIGSKNAKVTIIEFSDFECPFCKRSQDVNKRLREKYKDKIRWVFRDFPLDFHENAMYAHAAANCAIPQDKYWEFFDILFENSGNLGKGNVDYLATKAGLDKGKYQECMSKEESLVAEIRSDMSEGQKFGVTGTPAFFINGIFVSGALPFENFDEIIKKELD; the protein is encoded by the coding sequence ATGCAAGAAAATAACAACCCATGGATCCAATCCGTGCAAGGTAAAACCGCAATTGGAATAGCTGCCTTATTCGTAGTTTATTTGGCAGCTAGTTTACCGGCAATGATTGGCTTTTTTAGCCCATCTGACTCTGTTCAAATAGATGGAACCACTTATACTCTTGAGAAAATCAAGGGCGAGAATCCTGCTCTGTACAATCGATACCTCACTGAGAAAGCAAATCTATCAAAAGAAATCCTCGGGGAATTTACCGAGAAAAAGATTTTGGATATTGCGATGAAAGAAGCTGGTGTTGATTCCCCAGAAGCAGTTTTGAAAAAAGGATTTGCAGCGAGCGAACCAAGTGATTCTGAAATGCTTGTGATTTACAATCAGTATAAGGCTCAATTGGGCGGGCGATCTTTTCCAGAAGCAAAAGATATGATTCGCAAAAACCTAGTTGGCAACTCTGAAAGACAACATGCACAGACAGTTCAACGCGAACTTATCAAAAAATACAATGTTGCTATGAATGTTCAAGATCCTCCAACAATTCGTCACGAAGTTCCCGAGGGAGACAATCCTTCAATAGGAAGTAAGAATGCGAAAGTTACAATCATTGAATTTTCGGATTTTGAATGTCCTTTCTGCAAGAGAAGTCAAGACGTAAACAAGAGACTACGCGAGAAATACAAAGACAAAATTCGCTGGGTATTTAGAGATTTTCCTTTGGACTTTCATGAGAACGCAATGTACGCTCATGCCGCTGCAAATTGTGCTATTCCACAAGATAAATATTGGGAATTTTTTGATATTTTATTTGAAAATTCCGGTAACTTGGGCAAAGGCAATGTTGATTATTTGGCAACGAAAGCTGGCTTAGATAAAGGCAAATACCAAGAATGTATGAGTAAAGAAGAGAGTTTGGTTGCTGAGATTCGTTCTGATATGTCTGAAGGACAGAAGTTCGGTGTAACTGGAACTCCTGCTTTCTTTATCAACGGTATTTTCGTAAGTGGAGCTCTTCCATTTGAAAACTTTGATGAGATCATCAAAAAAGAACTAGATTAA
- a CDS encoding acyl-CoA dehydrogenase family protein, protein MIQATNTKHYDLFNPTSEHLELREMVAKFAEREMDTQAVHHDENESFNIDLFKRLGSEIGIFGITVPEADGGLGMDPVASVIVHEEMSRFDPAFTLSYLAHEVLFVNNFYYSSNAEQQSRYLSKVISGEWIGGMGMTEPGAGTDVLGMSTIAKKKGNKYILNGTKQYITNGNIASAFIIYAKLDSLDNRKMTSFVVESSYPGFSVGKKEEKMGMRGSPTTQLIFEDCVVPEENLLGNDNGAITHMMRNLEIERVTLAAQSLGIARRCVDVMCDYTMKYREAFGKKLIEFGQVQRMVAESYADLAAARALVYQVAGDLDPDKRSSLGAASAKLVATQMAERVSRNAIQVLGGYGYCREYPVERLHRDSILLSIGGGTNEAMQKNITADLKRMYN, encoded by the coding sequence ATGATCCAAGCAACAAATACTAAACATTATGATCTTTTCAATCCTACTTCCGAACATCTTGAACTTCGCGAGATGGTGGCAAAATTTGCTGAACGAGAAATGGACACCCAAGCAGTTCATCATGATGAAAATGAAAGTTTTAATATCGATTTGTTCAAAAGATTGGGATCAGAAATTGGAATATTTGGAATTACAGTTCCCGAAGCAGATGGTGGCTTAGGAATGGATCCGGTTGCAAGCGTGATTGTACATGAGGAAATGTCTAGATTCGATCCAGCGTTCACACTCTCATATCTTGCCCACGAAGTTTTATTTGTCAATAATTTCTATTATAGCTCAAACGCCGAACAGCAATCCAGGTATTTATCTAAAGTGATAAGTGGAGAATGGATTGGCGGAATGGGAATGACTGAACCTGGAGCTGGAACGGATGTTCTTGGAATGTCTACTATTGCAAAGAAGAAAGGCAATAAATATATTCTGAATGGAACAAAGCAATATATCACCAATGGCAATATCGCCTCAGCATTTATCATTTATGCAAAGTTAGACTCTCTTGATAACCGTAAGATGACATCCTTCGTTGTGGAATCTAGTTATCCTGGTTTTAGTGTTGGTAAAAAAGAAGAAAAAATGGGAATGCGTGGATCTCCTACTACGCAATTGATTTTCGAAGATTGTGTTGTCCCTGAAGAAAATCTTCTAGGTAATGATAACGGAGCAATTACTCATATGATGAGAAATTTAGAGATCGAAAGGGTTACTCTTGCTGCTCAGAGTTTAGGGATCGCAAGACGCTGTGTTGATGTGATGTGTGATTATACTATGAAGTATCGTGAGGCGTTTGGTAAAAAATTAATTGAGTTCGGTCAAGTTCAGAGAATGGTAGCTGAGTCCTATGCAGATTTAGCTGCTGCAAGAGCATTGGTATATCAGGTTGCAGGAGATTTGGATCCCGATAAGAGATCCTCTCTCGGTGCTGCAAGTGCTAAGCTTGTTGCAACGCAAATGGCAGAGAGGGTATCGAGAAATGCGATCCAAGTATTGGGTGGCTACGGTTATTGCCGTGAATATCCAGTAGAAAGGTTACATAGGGATTCTATTCTTCTATCCATTGGTGGTGGAACCAATGAAGCAATGCAAAAGAATATTACAGCTGATTTAAAAAGAATGTACAATTGA